A portion of the Chlamydia avium 10DC88 genome contains these proteins:
- a CDS encoding CT620/CT621 family type III secretion system effector, producing the protein MDIVNNSFVSAIYKKFSIASSHGVEKKSQHLLESVFHYEKTEMERHAMQCLFNILDQKSDEKYRQLVNKLQKGSYTQVTNIHSKSLNLVNVTASVSSTEVTATEDTVTEDPYYNAVKQKWAQGLLEKIQSVMTNVLTAANSDSSEDKTDLDTISTEINRLVSAGMQLTEADFTSLYGLPEEFFNAIQKTDIFTGAQKTTFVNELAGCYGEATQLIQVFADSRIEGFQDVLNVVKSLLTTEQFTDFLPLETKLNELRTTVQPYDDDELNQIAQVGDDLSLAIAESDLPRNDKIPLTNQLSLLYQDQVEALKSFNVVLSAVDFVNQHQSSVFSTISSLVESLMGTFAPINLGQSNTEISSAALSGALQIVRAINSRFDELTEEQQTLVNTAVDTLDDFYGNQYLGGLWAYFVASTALANNPTATLTDVNNAVKEAAKEVENSKFNFAKSLKEVMDAVAAANGQCTINNNPSESYTIYSSSTDNTVTTNQILLNRGSVGFLPKITAAANGKSEITARAYFQFKGQASVEDAKLQQTTEEVQTQKQGFQSMQTNIYAEQLMSQAVGLKSMAFPSAVAAVLIDHYMPKEVDFLEEIYGQLYYSNFGSSVGNAVIEAISQYVNAATYFTFASYVGQQPAVGVGSSSDDDVFPGSAESAQSKLDTEKQQAAAYLKSTQDALTVIAEQVAKVNADEKMTNEQRTNILDALNDYTDNLNAISSSLVLLQNYLAPLSVAEGSVAGTFKVNGGQEQWQSRLEILEDALISGLSGNAVAGGMFPVQALVQADQQSYADMGQNYQLELQMHLTSMQQEWTVVATSLQLLNQMYLSLARSLVG; encoded by the coding sequence TTAGATCAAAAATCTGATGAAAAATACAGACAACTTGTAAATAAGTTACAAAAGGGAAGCTACACTCAGGTAACAAATATCCATTCAAAATCCTTAAATCTTGTGAATGTCACAGCTTCTGTTTCTTCCACAGAAGTAACAGCCACGGAAGACACAGTCACGGAAGATCCATATTATAATGCAGTTAAACAAAAGTGGGCACAAGGACTTCTGGAAAAAATTCAGTCTGTTATGACTAATGTTTTAACTGCAGCAAATTCAGACTCTTCTGAGGATAAAACTGATTTAGATACAATATCTACTGAGATAAACCGTTTGGTTTCTGCAGGAATGCAATTGACGGAAGCAGATTTTACTAGTTTATATGGTTTGCCAGAGGAATTTTTTAACGCTATACAAAAGACAGATATCTTTACAGGAGCACAAAAAACCACGTTTGTAAATGAATTAGCGGGATGTTATGGAGAGGCAACTCAGTTAATACAGGTGTTTGCTGATAGTCGTATAGAAGGATTCCAAGATGTTCTTAATGTAGTAAAGTCTTTGTTAACTACAGAGCAATTTACAGATTTTCTTCCTCTAGAAACAAAATTAAATGAGTTAAGAACTACTGTGCAGCCCTACGATGACGATGAGTTGAATCAAATAGCACAAGTGGGAGATGATTTATCCCTGGCCATTGCAGAATCAGATTTACCAAGAAATGATAAGATTCCTCTTACAAATCAGTTATCCCTGTTATATCAAGATCAAGTAGAAGCCTTGAAGTCTTTCAATGTGGTGTTGTCAGCTGTTGATTTTGTTAATCAACATCAATCTTCCGTATTTAGTACAATTTCTAGTTTAGTAGAGTCCTTAATGGGAACCTTTGCTCCGATTAATTTAGGTCAATCAAACACAGAGATTAGCAGTGCTGCTTTATCTGGAGCCCTACAGATAGTGCGAGCAATTAATTCCCGATTTGATGAGTTAACGGAAGAACAGCAGACCTTAGTTAACACCGCTGTGGACACTTTAGACGATTTCTATGGGAATCAATATTTAGGAGGTTTATGGGCATATTTTGTAGCTTCTACAGCACTAGCGAATAATCCTACAGCAACACTTACTGACGTAAATAATGCCGTTAAGGAGGCAGCAAAAGAAGTAGAGAATTCAAAATTTAATTTTGCTAAATCTTTAAAAGAAGTAATGGATGCCGTGGCTGCTGCTAATGGTCAGTGTACTATCAATAACAATCCATCGGAAAGTTATACTATTTATTCTAGTTCAACAGATAATACAGTAACCACGAATCAGATCCTTCTCAATCGTGGATCTGTAGGATTTCTTCCTAAGATTACTGCAGCCGCAAACGGGAAATCTGAAATCACAGCACGTGCATATTTTCAGTTTAAAGGTCAGGCATCAGTAGAAGATGCAAAATTGCAGCAAACAACAGAGGAAGTCCAAACACAGAAACAAGGCTTTCAATCGATGCAGACAAATATCTATGCTGAGCAACTTATGTCTCAAGCTGTGGGATTAAAATCCATGGCTTTTCCTTCTGCTGTAGCCGCTGTGTTAATTGACCACTATATGCCTAAGGAAGTAGATTTCCTAGAAGAGATTTACGGACAATTATATTATAGCAACTTTGGTTCCTCTGTAGGAAATGCTGTGATCGAAGCTATTTCACAGTATGTAAATGCCGCTACGTATTTCACTTTTGCAAGTTATGTAGGACAGCAACCTGCAGTTGGTGTTGGTTCAAGTTCAGATGATGATGTATTTCCAGGATCCGCAGAGAGTGCGCAATCTAAGTTAGATACAGAAAAGCAGCAAGCCGCTGCTTATTTAAAAAGCACTCAAGATGCCTTGACTGTTATTGCGGAACAAGTTGCTAAGGTTAATGCTGATGAAAAGATGACTAATGAGCAGCGCACAAATATTTTAGATGCTTTGAATGACTATACAGATAATCTAAATGCAATATCGAGTTCACTAGTATTATTACAAAACTATCTCGCTCCTTTATCAGTTGCAGAGGGTTCAGTAGCAGGGACATTTAAAGTAAACGGAGGGCAAGAGCAGTGGCAATCGCGATTGGAGATTTTAGAAGATGCTTTGATTTCTGGATTGTCAGGAAATGCAGTTGCAGGAGGGATGTTCCCTGTTCAAGCTCTTGTACAAGCAGATCAGCAGTCATATGCAGATATGGGACAGAATTACCAGCTAGAACTCCAGATGCATTTAACATCCATGCAACAAGAATGGACAGTGGTTGCCACTTCTTTACAGTTATTGAACCAAATGTATCTGAGTTTAGCTCGAAGTCTCGTGGGTTAA
- the lptB gene encoding LPS export ABC transporter ATP-binding protein: MPVLSVCNLVKKYNKKPVTNDVSFEVNSGEVVGLLGPNGAGKTTAFYLTVGLIRPDSGKIIFKNTDVTKKTMDYRARLGIGYLPQEPTIFKDLTVKENLICILEIIYKARKQQSHLLETLIDDLQLSSCINKKAGTLSGGERRRLEIACVLALNPSVLLLDEPFANVDPLVIQNVKYLIKILSSRGIGILITDHNAKELLSIADRCYLIIDGKIFFEGSSSQMIANPMVKQHYLGDSFSY; the protein is encoded by the coding sequence ATGCCCGTACTTTCTGTATGTAACTTAGTAAAAAAATATAATAAAAAACCTGTTACAAATGATGTTTCTTTTGAAGTGAATTCAGGAGAAGTTGTCGGGCTTTTGGGACCTAATGGTGCGGGAAAAACAACAGCTTTCTATCTTACTGTAGGATTAATCCGTCCCGATTCGGGAAAGATTATCTTTAAAAATACTGATGTCACTAAAAAAACGATGGATTATCGAGCGAGACTAGGAATTGGTTATCTACCTCAAGAACCTACAATATTTAAAGATCTTACAGTAAAAGAAAACCTGATCTGTATCCTAGAAATCATCTATAAAGCAAGAAAACAACAATCGCACTTACTCGAAACATTGATAGATGATCTCCAATTATCTTCATGTATTAATAAAAAAGCTGGAACTCTTTCGGGAGGAGAACGTCGGAGACTCGAAATTGCCTGTGTGCTAGCACTTAACCCCAGTGTGCTTCTTCTAGATGAGCCTTTTGCTAATGTAGATCCTCTTGTAATTCAAAATGTAAAATACTTAATCAAAATTCTATCCAGTCGTGGGATTGGTATTCTCATTACAGATCATAATGCTAAGGAGCTTCTCTCCATAGCGGATCGTTGTTATCTCATCATTGATGGAAAAATTTTCTTTGAAGGCTCCTCATCACAAATGATTGCTAATCCCATGGTAAAGCAACACTATCTCGGCGATTCTTTTTCCTATTAA
- a CDS encoding DUF1137 domain-containing protein, producing MTKFWFYGLLCSLGILGIACSTMIAIIKVDSICDVSCMNKHFDTTPPFLKIKKLGIQKQITSPERRFFNCHVDKSCMELHLADTNYVCKEALSKLSGHIYTQDLDKLMTFQGKGGVLNYQDCSLNIYDCYFHVDPIHPDPQGSDERVEGGMKTLSLFLLKK from the coding sequence ATGACGAAATTTTGGTTTTATGGTTTACTTTGCTCTCTAGGAATCTTAGGAATTGCATGTTCCACCATGATTGCTATCATTAAAGTAGATAGCATTTGCGACGTTTCCTGTATGAATAAGCATTTTGATACTACTCCTCCTTTCCTCAAGATTAAGAAACTAGGCATTCAGAAACAGATTACCTCACCAGAAAGAAGATTTTTCAATTGCCACGTAGATAAATCTTGTATGGAGTTACATTTAGCTGATACCAACTATGTTTGTAAGGAAGCTTTATCTAAACTCTCCGGCCATATCTACACTCAAGACTTAGATAAGTTAATGACATTTCAAGGTAAAGGAGGAGTATTAAATTACCAAGATTGTTCACTAAATATTTATGATTGTTATTTTCACGTAGATCCCATCCATCCGGATCCGCAAGGATCTGATGAAAGAGTCGAAGGGGGTATGAAAACTCTGTCGTTATTTTTACTCAAAAAATAG
- the kdsA gene encoding 3-deoxy-8-phosphooctulonate synthase, producing MFSNKMILIAGPCVIEEERTTIEIARKIQEIVTPYADRIHWIFKSSYDKANRSSIHSYRGPGITKGLKVLSNIKETLNVEILTDVHSPDEAREAAQVCDILQIPAFLCRQTDLLIAAGETQATINIKKGQFLSPWDLHGPIEKILSTGNKNIILTERGFSFGYNNLISDMRAIPVLARHGFPVLFDGTHSVQLPGGLQTESGGQTEFIPTLTRAALAAGAHGLFIEVHADPSSAKSDAASMLSLDAFAELISTWDQLYSCVCSFTSALV from the coding sequence ATGTTCTCAAATAAAATGATTCTCATTGCCGGTCCCTGTGTTATAGAAGAAGAGAGAACTACAATAGAAATTGCGAGGAAAATTCAAGAAATAGTCACTCCCTATGCCGACCGTATTCATTGGATATTTAAAAGTAGCTATGATAAAGCTAACCGTTCCTCCATACACTCATATCGAGGCCCTGGGATCACAAAAGGCCTGAAAGTCCTATCGAATATTAAAGAAACTCTAAATGTAGAAATCCTGACAGATGTTCACTCTCCAGACGAAGCACGCGAAGCAGCTCAAGTCTGTGATATTCTGCAAATCCCTGCATTTTTATGCCGCCAAACTGATTTACTCATTGCTGCAGGAGAGACACAAGCAACTATCAATATTAAAAAAGGGCAATTCCTGTCTCCTTGGGATCTCCACGGCCCTATTGAAAAAATCCTCTCGACAGGAAATAAAAATATTATACTCACAGAAAGAGGATTTTCTTTTGGTTATAACAATCTGATTTCAGATATGCGAGCTATTCCTGTGCTAGCACGTCATGGTTTCCCTGTCCTTTTTGACGGAACACACTCTGTACAACTTCCTGGAGGGCTACAAACAGAAAGTGGAGGACAAACGGAATTTATTCCTACATTAACGCGAGCAGCCTTAGCAGCAGGTGCTCACGGTCTTTTCATTGAGGTACATGCTGACCCATCTTCAGCAAAAAGCGATGCCGCTTCTATGCTATCTCTAGATGCTTTTGCTGAACTAATCTCCACATGGGATCAACTGTACTCTTGTGTATGTTCATTTACTTCGGCATTAGTATGA
- a CDS encoding KH domain-containing protein: MKEFLAYIIKNLVDRPDEVHIKEVQGTHTIIYELTVAKPDIGKIIGKEGRTIKAIRTLLVSVASRNNVKVSLEIMEDN; the protein is encoded by the coding sequence ATGAAAGAATTTTTAGCCTACATTATTAAAAACCTCGTAGATCGCCCTGACGAAGTGCATATTAAAGAAGTACAAGGAACGCATACTATTATCTACGAATTGACAGTCGCCAAACCCGATATAGGCAAAATTATAGGTAAAGAAGGCCGAACAATCAAAGCCATACGTACTTTACTTGTTTCCGTAGCCAGTAGAAACAATGTGAAAGTCAGCCTAGAAATTATGGAAGATAATTAA
- a CDS encoding RluA family pseudouridine synthase, whose protein sequence is MKSICFTVDETNANRLDKFLVSQQGQYSRTFYQQHIANQCVQVNGRVQTKASTQVVAGDSVIITLSEKEEMHQLTPEAIPLDKVYEDDQILVINKPRNMVVHPAPGHADSTVVHALLHEIGERLKQEFPEDPWRPGIIHRLDKDTSGLLITAKTRQAKAIYSELFSRKQIKKIYVAICIGKPTNTTIRTKLSRHPIKRKEITISTSGKEAVTHCEVLTYNGKLSLVLLYPETGRTHQLRVHMKYLNTPILGDPIYGSKSINTSYNLDKQQLHAYSLEFIHPQTYEPLKLTTPLPCDMRLLIKKEFQDTNINTNKQLFDFIK, encoded by the coding sequence ATGAAATCTATCTGTTTTACTGTTGACGAAACTAATGCTAACCGCCTGGATAAATTCTTAGTTTCTCAACAAGGACAATATTCAAGAACTTTTTATCAGCAACACATTGCTAACCAATGTGTTCAAGTAAATGGACGTGTACAAACTAAAGCATCTACACAAGTAGTGGCTGGGGACTCTGTAATTATTACTCTTTCTGAAAAAGAAGAGATGCATCAGCTTACCCCTGAAGCTATTCCCCTAGATAAAGTGTATGAAGATGATCAGATTTTAGTAATTAATAAGCCTCGCAATATGGTTGTACATCCTGCTCCAGGGCATGCCGACTCCACTGTTGTACACGCCTTACTTCATGAAATTGGAGAAAGACTAAAACAAGAATTTCCCGAAGATCCCTGGCGACCTGGAATTATTCACCGACTAGATAAAGATACTTCAGGATTATTAATTACTGCAAAAACACGTCAAGCAAAAGCTATTTATAGTGAATTATTCTCAAGGAAACAGATAAAAAAAATTTACGTCGCTATTTGCATAGGGAAACCAACAAATACAACCATCCGTACAAAATTGTCTCGTCATCCCATTAAAAGAAAAGAAATCACTATTTCTACCTCTGGGAAAGAGGCTGTTACTCATTGTGAGGTATTAACTTATAATGGAAAACTTAGTCTTGTTCTCTTGTATCCAGAAACAGGGCGTACTCATCAACTTAGAGTACATATGAAGTACTTAAATACACCTATTTTAGGAGATCCTATTTATGGATCTAAATCTATAAACACAAGTTACAATCTTGACAAACAACAATTACATGCCTATAGCCTAGAATTTATTCATCCACAAACTTATGAGCCCTTAAAACTAACTACTCCGCTGCCTTGTGATATGAGACTCTTAATAAAGAAAGAATTTCAAGATACTAATATAAATACTAACAAGCAATTGTTTGATTTTATTAAATAA
- a CDS encoding DNA gyrase subunit A, translated as MHDISHLFKNHFMHYASYVILERAIPHILDGLKPVQRRLLWTLFQMDDGKMHKVANIAGRTMALHPHGDAPIVEALVVLANKGYLLDTQGNFGNPLTGDPHAAARYIEARLSPLAKEILFNTDLMSFHDSYDGREQEPDILPAKLPLLLLHGAEGIAVGMTTKIFPHNLCEILEAQIAILNNRPFALLPDFLSGGIMDASEYHDGLGSITLYAAIQTVNDKTLIIKEICPSTTTETLIRSIEHAAKRGVIKIDSIQDFSTSVPHIEIKLAKGIHAKEAIEALFQHTECRVILTSKPTAIYNNTPRETSISEILKLHTETLMGYLQKELHILREALSQEYYHKTLEYIFIKYRLYDEVREHLAQLGKKISPEDLHNTVVSSLAPFLPSYNYGPPSKATTSQLASLTIKKILCFNEDHYTKDLANLEKKQAAVEKNLSNMKKFTIKYLKDFLEKYRHLGTRKTQILSSSLKKQAFLQQKVVCK; from the coding sequence ATGCACGACATCTCTCATCTTTTTAAAAACCATTTTATGCATTACGCATCTTATGTAATTTTAGAAAGAGCTATTCCTCACATTCTAGATGGTTTAAAACCTGTACAACGTCGATTGTTATGGACCTTATTCCAAATGGACGATGGGAAAATGCACAAAGTTGCGAATATTGCTGGCAGAACAATGGCATTGCATCCCCATGGAGATGCTCCTATCGTTGAAGCTCTTGTTGTCTTAGCTAATAAAGGATATTTGCTTGATACTCAAGGTAATTTCGGGAATCCTCTTACTGGAGATCCTCATGCAGCGGCACGTTATATTGAAGCTCGATTAAGCCCTTTAGCAAAAGAAATTCTTTTTAATACGGATCTCATGTCCTTCCACGATTCTTATGATGGAAGAGAGCAAGAGCCGGATATCCTGCCTGCAAAACTTCCTTTATTATTATTGCATGGCGCCGAGGGTATTGCTGTTGGCATGACGACAAAGATTTTCCCTCATAACTTATGTGAAATTCTAGAAGCACAAATAGCTATTTTAAATAATCGTCCATTTGCTCTTCTTCCTGATTTCTTATCCGGAGGAATCATGGATGCCTCAGAATATCATGATGGTCTAGGTTCTATAACATTGTACGCCGCCATTCAAACTGTAAACGATAAAACACTTATTATCAAAGAAATCTGCCCCTCAACAACCACGGAAACACTAATTCGTTCTATTGAACATGCAGCAAAACGTGGTGTGATCAAAATAGATTCCATTCAAGATTTTTCTACAAGCGTACCTCATATAGAAATTAAACTTGCTAAAGGTATACATGCTAAGGAAGCTATAGAAGCTTTGTTCCAACATACAGAATGTCGAGTAATTCTCACGTCGAAGCCCACAGCAATTTATAATAATACGCCTAGAGAAACCTCAATTTCTGAAATTTTAAAGCTCCACACAGAAACCTTAATGGGTTATTTACAAAAAGAATTACATATTCTTCGAGAAGCACTTTCTCAAGAATACTATCATAAAACTTTAGAGTATATTTTCATTAAATACCGGTTGTACGATGAGGTTCGAGAACATCTTGCGCAACTAGGAAAGAAAATTTCCCCGGAAGATTTACATAATACTGTAGTTTCTTCCTTAGCACCCTTTCTTCCTAGTTATAACTACGGTCCTCCTAGCAAAGCAACCACCTCACAACTAGCATCATTAACTATTAAAAAAATCCTCTGTTTTAACGAGGATCATTATACTAAAGATTTAGCCAACTTAGAAAAAAAACAAGCTGCTGTAGAGAAAAATCTCAGCAATATGAAGAAATTCACCATAAAATATTTGAAAGATTTTTTAGAAAAATACAGACATTTAGGAACGAGAAAAACACAAATTTTATCTTCCTCTTTAAAAAAGCAAGCTTTTCTACAACAGAAAGTTGTTTGTAAATAA
- the hemA gene encoding hypothetical protein (catalyzes the formation of glutamate-1-semialdehyde from glutamyl-tRNA(Glu) and NADPH; the second step of the pathway is catalyzed by glutamate-1-semialdehyde aminomutase which results in the formation of 5-aminolevulinic acid; functions in porphyrin (tetrapyrroles) biosynthesis; the crystal structure showed a C-terminal dimerization domain that appears to be absent in Chlamydial proteins), with the protein MVLGIIGVSFREAALEEREAVIHFFKEFETNPLLGQRFLGEKGSFILLLTCQRAEMYFFSPTDHEIIPELTALIFEVAGVTPYCYQGFVCFRHLFTVTSGMDSLIFGETEIQGQVKRAYMKAKAERDLPSTLHFLFQKALKEGKGFRAQLVISHPKDIMESTVEEIILECNKSKENAFLFIGYSVINRKIARGLKARGYHNLTFCSRKKRSISYNTISRNELSFEDSYDVIFFGSSESAREIPGLSSETLASVRNRLIFDLNVPRTFALYHAPADATYLDMDFISERIRQKLQKYLPSASKDKPFLALVARKQWEAYEKKYSCISSEQIQSLSSKSLIL; encoded by the coding sequence ATGGTTTTAGGAATTATTGGCGTTAGTTTTCGAGAAGCTGCTTTGGAAGAACGAGAGGCAGTTATCCATTTTTTCAAGGAATTTGAAACAAATCCCTTATTAGGACAGCGTTTTTTAGGCGAGAAAGGGTCGTTTATTTTGTTGCTTACTTGTCAACGTGCAGAAATGTATTTTTTCTCTCCAACGGATCATGAAATCATTCCAGAGTTAACAGCGCTTATTTTTGAAGTGGCTGGAGTAACACCATATTGTTATCAAGGATTTGTGTGTTTTCGACATTTATTTACGGTAACCAGCGGCATGGATAGCTTGATTTTTGGGGAAACAGAAATTCAAGGACAAGTAAAGCGAGCATATATGAAGGCAAAAGCAGAACGTGATTTGCCGTCTACTTTACATTTTCTATTTCAAAAAGCTTTAAAAGAAGGGAAAGGATTTCGTGCACAGCTAGTTATATCACATCCTAAAGATATTATGGAATCTACTGTAGAAGAAATTATATTGGAATGTAATAAGTCTAAGGAAAATGCATTTCTATTTATTGGCTACTCTGTAATTAATCGAAAAATAGCACGTGGATTAAAAGCTCGGGGTTATCATAATTTAACTTTTTGTTCTCGTAAAAAACGTTCCATATCTTATAATACTATTTCACGTAATGAGTTATCTTTTGAAGATTCTTATGATGTGATTTTCTTTGGATCTTCAGAATCTGCTCGAGAGATTCCTGGATTGTCTTCAGAAACCCTAGCAAGTGTCCGTAATCGTTTAATTTTTGATCTCAATGTTCCGCGTACCTTTGCATTATATCATGCTCCGGCAGACGCTACATATTTAGATATGGACTTTATCAGTGAGCGTATACGACAAAAGCTTCAAAAATATCTACCCTCTGCAAGTAAAGACAAACCATTTTTAGCATTAGTAGCAAGGAAACAATGGGAAGCTTATGAAAAAAAGTACTCTTGCATATCTTCAGAGCAGATTCAATCTCTTTCATCGAAGTCTTTGATTCTTTAG
- a CDS encoding CesT family type III secretion system chaperone: MLEKLIKNFATYIGITSTLEFDADGAYVLPISDLVKIRVRENADNEIVFSASLGELAPSADTNKVYLQMMVANLFGRETGGSALGLDSEGHVVMTRRIPAEVSYEDFARYVESFMNFSETWFEDLDLNKTERENRQQG; this comes from the coding sequence ATGTTGGAGAAATTGATAAAAAATTTTGCCACGTATATTGGTATAACGTCAACCCTTGAGTTTGATGCTGATGGAGCTTATGTTTTGCCTATAAGCGATCTTGTTAAGATTCGTGTCAGAGAAAACGCGGATAATGAGATTGTATTTAGTGCATCCCTTGGGGAATTGGCTCCCTCTGCAGATACCAATAAAGTGTATTTACAAATGATGGTAGCAAACTTGTTTGGAAGAGAAACAGGAGGTAGTGCTCTAGGATTGGATTCCGAAGGACATGTGGTGATGACTCGTAGAATTCCTGCAGAAGTTTCTTATGAAGATTTCGCTCGTTATGTAGAGAGTTTTATGAATTTTTCAGAAACCTGGTTTGAGGATTTGGATTTGAATAAGACAGAACGAGAAAATAGGCAGCAAGGGTAG